From one Lycium barbarum isolate Lr01 chromosome 6, ASM1917538v2, whole genome shotgun sequence genomic stretch:
- the LOC132643577 gene encoding thymidine kinase-like, whose amino-acid sequence MSLSSICVSTTKKSFGEIHVIVGPMFAGKTTALLRRVNLESNDARNVVMIKSSKDTRYAVDAVVTHDGTKYPCWSLPNLSSFKHRFGVDAYEKVDVIGIDEAQFFGDLYEFCCNAADLDGKVVIVAGLDGDYLRKSFGSVLDIIPLADTVTKLPARCELCSRKAFFTFRKTSETETELIGGADMYMPVCRQHYVNGQSVNESANMVLESHKAQSDDILETTLVAP is encoded by the exons ATGAGTTTGTCATCAATTTGTGTAAGCACCACCAAGAAGAGTTTTGGTGAAATACATGTTATTGTTGGTCCTATGTTTGCTGGTAAAACTACTGCCCTTCTTCGACGTGTTAATTTGGAATCCAATGATGCCAG AAATGTGGTGATGATAAAGTCAAGCAAAGACACAAGATATGCTGTAGATGCAGTGGTGACACATGATGGGACAAAATACCCATGTTGGTCATTGCCTAACCTTTCATCTTTCAAACACAGATTTGGAGTAGATGCATATGAAAAG GTGGATGTGATTGGCATCGATGAAGCTCAGTTCTTTGGGGACCTTTATGAGTTCTGCTGCAATGCTGCTGATCTTGATGGGAAGGTTGTAATTGTTGCAGGCCTAGATGGTGATTACTTGAG GAAGAGTTTTGGTTCAGTGCTTGACATAATTCCACTTGCTGATACTGTGACAAAGTTGCCTGCAAGATGTGAACTGTGTAGCAGAAAGGCATTTTTCACCTTTAGAAAGACTAGTGAAACAGAAACTGAGCTTATAGGAGGTGCTGATATGTACATGCCTGTTTGCCGTCAACACTATGTCAACGGACAATCTGTCAATGAATCTGCAAATATGGTTCTTGAATCTCATAAAGCGCAAAGTGACGATATTTTAGAAACAACACTAGTTGCTCCATAA